Proteins from a genomic interval of Gluconacetobacter diazotrophicus PA1 5:
- a CDS encoding chemotaxis protein CheB — translation MTGSAVTGGRASRPARVLVVEDSAVVRHVLVRLIRDDPRLELADSVETAEEALRLVPRLRPDVISMDVRLPGMDGLEATRRIMAECPTPIVIVSDASADPALQVSMNALRAGALSVVEKPAGWPVGAAGGTAIATQLYIMSQVPVIRQRLSHGPAAAAAATLPLPRLRPRMVGMAASTGGPQALSHIMGALPATFPWPILLVQHMGAGFMEGFAAWLGTQTKLSVSVARPGEALRPGHVHVAPADTHLMLGCGDEIRLSNVPPLGGQRPSANALFASLAREGAGAIGILLTGMGEDGATGLKEVRRAGGYTIAEDRSTSIVHGMPGAAERIGAASISLPLGQIAPHLAAIATATSTLAIAGAEARLP, via the coding sequence GTGACCGGAAGTGCCGTGACCGGGGGGCGCGCGTCGCGCCCGGCCCGCGTGCTGGTGGTCGAGGATTCCGCCGTGGTCCGCCATGTGCTGGTCCGGCTGATCCGCGACGACCCGCGCCTGGAACTGGCCGATTCGGTCGAAACCGCGGAGGAAGCCCTGCGCCTGGTGCCGCGCCTGCGCCCCGACGTGATTTCGATGGATGTGCGCCTGCCCGGCATGGACGGGCTGGAGGCCACGCGGCGGATCATGGCGGAATGCCCGACGCCGATCGTGATCGTCAGCGACGCCTCGGCCGATCCGGCGTTGCAGGTTTCGATGAACGCCCTGCGCGCCGGGGCGCTTTCGGTGGTCGAGAAGCCGGCCGGCTGGCCGGTCGGTGCCGCCGGCGGCACCGCGATCGCGACGCAGCTTTATATCATGAGCCAGGTCCCGGTGATCCGGCAGCGGCTGTCGCACGGCCCGGCGGCAGCCGCTGCCGCCACCCTGCCGCTGCCCCGCCTGCGCCCGCGCATGGTCGGCATGGCGGCATCGACCGGCGGGCCGCAGGCATTGTCGCACATCATGGGGGCGCTGCCGGCGACGTTCCCGTGGCCGATCCTGCTGGTCCAGCATATGGGGGCGGGCTTCATGGAAGGATTCGCGGCCTGGCTGGGCACGCAGACGAAACTGTCGGTCAGCGTCGCGCGGCCGGGCGAGGCGCTGCGGCCCGGCCACGTGCATGTCGCCCCCGCCGACACCCACCTGATGCTGGGATGCGGCGATGAGATCCGCCTGTCGAACGTGCCCCCGCTGGGCGGGCAGCGGCCGTCGGCAAACGCGCTGTTCGCGTCCCTGGCGCGGGAAGGCGCCGGGGCGATCGGCATCCTGCTGACCGGCATGGGCGAGGACGGGGCGACGGGGCTGAAGGAGGTGCGGCGGGCCGGCGGCTATACGATCGCCGAGGATCGCAGCACGTCCATCGTTCACGGCATGCCCGGCGCGGCCGAGCGGATCGGCGCGGCCTCGATCAGCCTGCCGCTGGGCCAGATCGCGCCGCACCTGGCCGCGATCGCCACGGCCACGTCCACGCTTGCGATCGCCGGGGCCGAGGCGCGGCTGCCATGA
- a CDS encoding hybrid sensor histidine kinase/response regulator, with protein sequence MEALRQELLAVFDAEYRDHLRVVRDILAAGPMDSRAIGEVFRRVHSLKGAARVVERTDIETIAHTLESRLFRLLDAAETVTPEDLAAIGEAMDRIDSCMQDASDGSDDADPFPTPQPVPPAPLSRDDGAESYVQVPVSRLDALVSVMHDVLGASARQERLWAELEDLTAAATRRAGPAGAVAVDPAAELARLTRALSALARERGRIAGQVDRAMLRLDEEVRAVTLVPAGTVFGSLAGMVRQIAREHGTGEVMVRLAGMDVRADRRVMQALRDPVIHLLRNAIVHGQEDPARRQEAGKPAVPVLTLSVRMVGVRLLVSVADDGRGPDLEAIAARAVRQGLMAPDDPPVPETLLALVFAPGFSTRGEADRLSGRGMGLSVVAEAARTLHGSVRMEIGSPWGTVVTMAVPVSQRQRTILMVEVGDMTIGVPGRVIERLVRVRQGDIRVVDGRTYFPLNARRDPQTDAALVPLVPLAAFLGRPDAGLPVHDGAREGQEGALSVVLVAMDGVRCGFAVDQMCEVRILQISDAEAVGLDSALVPGVSWPRGDRPVFVLSPDTLLDRWRKAGATGGHLGGAPGDGPGDSPGGGTAGGNAASRRTPTVLVVDDSITTRTLQKTILQTHGYDVVLATDGVEALSMLHRSSHRIDVIVTDVEMPRMDGFALLDAVRSDPRLSSIPVVLMTSRNEEADIRRGLEGGARAYITKQGFEQGDLLDTIRGVL encoded by the coding sequence GTGGAGGCGCTGCGACAGGAACTGCTGGCGGTCTTCGACGCCGAATACCGCGACCATCTGCGCGTGGTGCGCGACATCCTGGCCGCCGGCCCGATGGATTCGCGCGCGATCGGCGAGGTGTTCCGCCGTGTCCATTCGCTGAAGGGCGCGGCGCGGGTCGTCGAGCGGACCGATATCGAGACGATCGCCCATACGCTGGAAAGCCGGCTGTTCCGGCTGCTGGACGCGGCGGAAACCGTGACGCCCGAGGACCTGGCCGCGATCGGCGAGGCGATGGACCGGATCGATTCCTGCATGCAGGACGCGTCCGACGGGTCGGATGACGCGGACCCTTTCCCCACCCCCCAGCCCGTTCCGCCGGCACCCCTGTCGCGCGACGACGGGGCGGAGAGCTATGTCCAGGTTCCGGTCTCGCGCCTCGATGCCCTGGTCAGCGTGATGCATGACGTGCTGGGGGCGTCGGCGCGCCAGGAACGGCTGTGGGCCGAACTGGAGGATCTGACGGCGGCGGCGACCCGCCGGGCGGGCCCCGCCGGCGCCGTCGCGGTCGATCCGGCGGCGGAACTGGCGCGGCTGACGCGCGCCCTGTCGGCGCTGGCGCGCGAGCGGGGGCGGATCGCCGGCCAGGTCGATCGCGCCATGCTGCGCCTGGACGAGGAGGTCCGGGCGGTGACGCTGGTCCCGGCCGGGACGGTGTTCGGGTCGCTGGCCGGCATGGTGCGGCAGATCGCGCGCGAACACGGCACGGGTGAGGTGATGGTGCGGCTGGCCGGCATGGACGTACGCGCCGACCGCCGCGTCATGCAGGCCCTGCGCGACCCGGTGATCCATCTGCTGCGCAACGCCATCGTCCATGGCCAGGAAGACCCCGCCCGGCGGCAGGAGGCCGGCAAGCCCGCGGTGCCGGTCCTGACCCTGTCGGTGCGGATGGTGGGCGTGCGCCTGCTGGTGTCGGTGGCCGATGACGGGCGCGGCCCGGACCTGGAGGCCATCGCCGCGCGCGCCGTGCGGCAGGGGCTGATGGCGCCGGACGATCCGCCGGTGCCCGAGACCCTGCTGGCGCTGGTGTTCGCCCCCGGCTTTTCCACCCGGGGCGAGGCCGACCGCCTGTCCGGCCGGGGCATGGGGCTGTCGGTGGTGGCCGAGGCCGCGCGGACCCTGCACGGGTCGGTGCGGATGGAAATCGGCAGTCCGTGGGGCACGGTGGTGACGATGGCCGTCCCGGTGTCGCAGCGCCAGCGCACCATCCTGATGGTCGAGGTCGGGGACATGACCATCGGCGTGCCCGGCCGGGTGATCGAACGGCTGGTGCGCGTCCGGCAGGGCGACATTCGCGTGGTCGACGGCCGGACCTATTTTCCGCTGAATGCCCGGCGCGATCCCCAAACCGACGCGGCCCTGGTGCCCCTGGTGCCGCTGGCGGCCTTCCTGGGCCGGCCGGACGCGGGGCTGCCGGTGCATGACGGCGCCCGGGAAGGGCAGGAGGGCGCGCTGTCGGTGGTGCTGGTGGCCATGGACGGCGTGCGCTGCGGCTTCGCCGTGGACCAGATGTGCGAGGTCCGGATCCTGCAGATCTCGGATGCCGAGGCCGTGGGGCTGGACAGCGCGCTGGTGCCGGGGGTGAGCTGGCCGCGCGGCGACCGGCCGGTCTTCGTCCTCAGCCCCGACACGCTGCTGGATCGATGGCGCAAGGCGGGCGCGACCGGCGGGCATCTGGGCGGGGCCCCGGGGGACGGCCCCGGGGATAGCCCGGGCGGCGGCACGGCCGGCGGCAACGCCGCGTCGCGGCGGACGCCGACGGTGCTGGTCGTTGACGATTCGATTACCACACGGACTCTCCAGAAGACGATCCTGCAGACCCATGGCTATGATGTCGTGCTGGCGACCGACGGGGTCGAGGCGTTGTCGATGCTGCACCGGTCGTCGCACCGCATCGATGTGATCGTGACGGACGTGGAGATGCCCCGGATGGACGGATTCGCCCTGCTGGACGCGGTCAGGTCCGATCCGCGCCTGTCTTCCATTCCCGTGGTCCTGATGACCTCGCGGAACGAGGAAGCCGACATCCGCCGGGGGCTGGAGGGCGGGGCGCGCGCCTATATCACCAAGCAGGGGTTCGAGCAGGGGGACCTGCTGGACACCATCCGGGGGGTGCTGTGA
- a CDS encoding methyl-accepting chemotaxis protein, whose amino-acid sequence MTIANRLLFGFMVGVMLMVSIGVYALGQIRNVRDEMTVIVTRDLSVYRQLNHLRALENDLVARRLSILSHYYARDYDKDRTALDGAIADWGGVERQAEDTLVQALTAASQADDEARVDARRAMFATISSRLRQALDQVRQNGQSASDLFGAIRRGDDAAVRQQAARSDSRDQAVDQLVAEAATTLDGGVQAGESQSGALYEFSRRSLTLGLAVAVIVALIVTFWTRRSILAPLASLMRVMELVGQGDLSTRVNVNGSGVGRDEFERLATGLNRMIDGLREIAQQSREATRNLDAAVADIRASAQQQAASVEEQFAAVQETAATVDQITHSGAQISKRAREVISSAEVIVHSSASGLEAVEETARAMDRTQEGAEAVASNIVALSERTDAISEIITAVNDLSERSHLLALNAAIEAAAAGEHGRSFAVVAAEMKILADQSRDATQHVRSILGDIQRGINTSVMLTEESVKRVSAGKERTDIAYRTIERMTGGIEEGVHAFQQIVASTNQQQIGIEQVMTALQSIRQASQQTAAGTRNLEASASNLGSLSHQLLAISARYRT is encoded by the coding sequence GTGACTATCGCCAATCGTCTTCTGTTCGGGTTCATGGTCGGCGTCATGCTGATGGTGTCCATCGGCGTCTATGCGCTGGGGCAGATCCGCAATGTGCGCGACGAAATGACGGTGATCGTGACCCGCGACCTGTCCGTCTATCGCCAGTTGAACCATCTGCGCGCGCTGGAAAACGACCTGGTGGCGCGGCGCCTGTCGATCCTGTCGCATTACTATGCCCGCGACTACGACAAGGACCGCACCGCGCTGGACGGCGCGATCGCGGACTGGGGCGGGGTGGAGCGCCAGGCCGAGGACACGCTGGTCCAGGCCCTGACCGCCGCCAGCCAGGCGGATGACGAGGCCCGGGTGGACGCGCGGCGCGCCATGTTCGCCACCATCTCGTCGCGCCTGCGCCAGGCGCTGGACCAGGTGCGGCAGAACGGGCAGTCGGCGTCCGACCTGTTCGGGGCGATCCGGCGCGGGGACGACGCGGCGGTGCGGCAGCAAGCGGCGCGGTCGGACAGCCGCGACCAGGCCGTCGACCAGTTGGTGGCCGAGGCCGCGACGACGCTGGACGGCGGCGTGCAGGCCGGCGAGAGCCAGAGCGGCGCGCTGTACGAATTCAGCCGGCGGTCACTGACGCTGGGGCTGGCGGTGGCGGTCATCGTGGCGCTGATCGTCACGTTCTGGACCCGGCGGTCGATCCTGGCCCCGCTGGCATCATTGATGCGGGTGATGGAACTGGTCGGCCAGGGGGACCTGTCGACCCGTGTCAACGTCAACGGGTCGGGCGTCGGGCGGGACGAGTTCGAACGCCTGGCCACCGGGCTGAACCGGATGATCGACGGCCTGCGCGAGATCGCGCAGCAGAGCCGCGAGGCCACGCGCAACCTGGACGCGGCGGTGGCGGACATCCGCGCATCCGCCCAGCAGCAGGCGGCCAGCGTCGAGGAGCAGTTCGCCGCCGTGCAGGAAACGGCGGCGACCGTGGACCAGATCACCCATTCCGGGGCGCAGATCAGCAAGCGCGCGCGCGAGGTGATCTCGTCGGCCGAAGTCATCGTCCATTCTTCCGCCAGCGGGCTGGAAGCGGTCGAGGAAACCGCGCGGGCGATGGACCGCACGCAGGAAGGCGCCGAGGCCGTGGCCTCGAACATCGTCGCCCTGTCGGAACGCACCGACGCGATCAGCGAGATTATCACCGCGGTCAACGACCTGTCGGAACGGTCGCACCTGCTGGCGCTGAACGCCGCGATCGAGGCCGCCGCGGCGGGCGAGCACGGACGCTCCTTCGCGGTGGTGGCGGCGGAAATGAAGATCCTGGCCGACCAGTCGCGCGACGCCACGCAGCATGTGCGGTCGATCCTGGGGGACATCCAGCGCGGCATCAACACGTCGGTCATGCTGACCGAGGAATCGGTCAAGCGCGTGTCGGCGGGCAAGGAACGCACCGACATCGCCTATCGCACGATCGAGCGCATGACCGGCGGGATCGAGGAAGGAGTGCATGCCTTCCAGCAGATCGTCGCCTCGACCAACCAGCAGCAGATCGGGATCGAACAGGTCATGACCGCGTTGCAGAGCATCCGCCAGGCCAGCCAGCAGACGGCGGCGGGCACGCGCAACCTGGAGGCCTCGGCCAGCAACCTGGGCAGCCTGTCGCACCAGCTTCTGGCCATTTCCGCGCGCTACCGGACCTGA
- a CDS encoding chemotaxis protein CheW, producing the protein MRQDADDPSGRAGRYARRVMEERARLLAARGRQDEGHAGVVRRPAVILEVGDQGYAIDLRHVLRMTEPAWSAMPMRPDCPAGVRGVYGYVGNLYTVFDLSVLLGGAMMQAPDHAPGAMVLLRPVAGLSVTRVAVLAERTTGVMDVTDISSAGGAAGPPAAHPMAALPDGRVVAALDPARLLATRHFGV; encoded by the coding sequence ATGCGGCAGGATGCGGACGATCCGTCCGGCCGCGCCGGGCGCTATGCGCGGCGGGTTATGGAGGAACGGGCCCGCCTGCTGGCCGCGCGCGGCCGGCAGGACGAGGGCCATGCCGGCGTGGTGCGCCGGCCGGCGGTCATCCTGGAGGTCGGGGACCAGGGATACGCGATCGACCTGCGGCATGTGCTGCGCATGACCGAGCCGGCATGGAGCGCCATGCCCATGCGCCCCGACTGCCCGGCCGGGGTGCGGGGCGTCTATGGCTATGTCGGCAATCTGTATACAGTCTTCGATCTTTCGGTCCTGCTGGGCGGGGCCATGATGCAGGCGCCGGACCATGCGCCGGGGGCCATGGTGCTGCTGCGGCCCGTGGCCGGCCTGTCGGTCACGCGCGTGGCGGTGCTGGCGGAACGTACGACGGGGGTGATGGACGTGACGGATATCTCGTCTGCCGGGGGCGCCGCCGGGCCGCCGGCCGCGCACCCCATGGCCGCCCTGCCGGACGGGCGGGTGGTGGCCGCGCTCGATCCCGCCCGCCTGCTCGCCACGCGTCATTTCGGAGTCTGA
- a CDS encoding CheR family methyltransferase, with protein MSECGMAERRHILERLAGWIVARTGLHYYADKMDLLDMILTRRMEACHCARPMEYLALLSGPGTGDVEWRALESAVTIGETFFFRYAEQFHALERTILPDLITRLRPLRTMRIWSVGCSNGAEPYSLAILLRRLLRARGEPDWTIDILGTDISVQALDRARAAEYGAWSLRDVGRAERSQWFRPTECGRHWVLRDAYRRMVRFEYGNIMDLPAGGGPAGPFDLILCRNVLIYFQAAQAVDLVRALAGRLSPPGWLLLGHSDPVSECGAFLETVTFPGTVAFRPRDCRAGPARPPRRTAAASSLFSPAVPLPGRPVRQPPPAGPGKGRDVPAEAGVAAAGVRDLADSGAVEQALGLCRAALARHPLDIGLNFLSGVLADDAGAAERGFRRTIYLDREHVMAHVHLARLLRDGGQAGEGRRLLRQARTLLQRQPPDSPLPEGGGLTAGGLLRLIRPDGTERADDMVADGPWLMRGVF; from the coding sequence ATGTCTGAATGCGGGATGGCGGAACGGCGGCATATCCTGGAACGGCTGGCCGGGTGGATCGTCGCGCGCACCGGGCTGCATTACTACGCCGACAAGATGGATCTGCTGGACATGATCCTGACCCGCCGGATGGAAGCCTGCCACTGCGCCCGCCCGATGGAATACCTGGCCCTGCTGTCCGGCCCCGGAACGGGCGATGTCGAATGGCGGGCGCTGGAATCGGCGGTGACGATCGGCGAGACGTTCTTCTTCCGCTATGCCGAACAGTTCCACGCGCTGGAACGGACCATCCTGCCCGACCTGATCACCCGCCTGCGCCCGCTGCGGACCATGCGGATCTGGAGCGTCGGCTGTTCCAACGGGGCCGAGCCCTATTCGCTGGCCATCCTGCTGCGCCGCCTGCTGCGGGCGCGGGGCGAGCCCGACTGGACCATCGACATCCTGGGCACGGACATCAGCGTCCAGGCGCTGGACCGGGCGCGGGCGGCGGAATACGGGGCCTGGTCGCTGCGCGATGTCGGGCGGGCCGAACGGTCGCAATGGTTCCGTCCGACCGAATGCGGCCGGCACTGGGTGCTGCGCGACGCCTATCGCCGCATGGTGCGCTTCGAATACGGGAACATCATGGACCTGCCGGCGGGCGGCGGCCCGGCGGGGCCGTTCGACCTGATCCTGTGCCGGAACGTGCTGATCTATTTCCAGGCCGCGCAGGCGGTGGACCTGGTCCGGGCGCTGGCCGGGCGCCTGTCGCCGCCGGGCTGGCTGCTGCTGGGCCATTCCGACCCGGTTTCGGAATGCGGCGCGTTCCTGGAAACCGTGACGTTTCCCGGGACGGTCGCCTTTCGTCCCCGGGACTGCCGGGCCGGGCCGGCCCGGCCGCCCCGGCGGACGGCCGCCGCCTCGTCCCTTTTTTCGCCTGCCGTGCCGCTGCCCGGCCGCCCTGTCCGCCAGCCGCCCCCTGCGGGCCCCGGCAAGGGCCGGGACGTGCCGGCCGAGGCCGGCGTCGCGGCGGCCGGGGTGCGCGACCTGGCGGACAGCGGCGCGGTGGAGCAGGCGTTGGGCCTGTGCCGGGCGGCGCTGGCCCGACACCCGCTGGATATCGGGCTGAATTTCCTGTCCGGCGTGCTGGCCGATGATGCCGGCGCGGCCGAGCGGGGATTCCGCCGCACCATCTACCTGGATCGCGAGCATGTCATGGCGCATGTCCATCTGGCGCGGTTGCTGCGCGACGGCGGGCAGGCCGGCGAGGGGCGTCGCCTGCTGCGCCAGGCCCGGACGCTGCTGCAGCGCCAGCCGCCCGACAGCCCTCTGCCCGAGGGCGGCGGCCTGACGGCGGGCGGCCTGCTGCGGCTGATCCGGCCGGACGGGACGGAACGCGCCGATGACATGGTGGCCGACGGGCCGTGGCTGATGCGGGGTGTGTTCTGA
- a CDS encoding chemotaxis protein CheW: protein MPRETISRDTISGAVVVFRLAGGSYALPVPAVRECVPMPALSRPPGTPAPVLGYFRLGGERVVAIDLAVLLGLRPWAAPDEAVMLYRPLLLCGQAGGTRVAFMVDSVLDVRPQAGPASALPADGAPAGDWLVGEIELDGGMTALLMDPDRLLIERERQRIGHLASARDQRAALWGDGDV from the coding sequence GTGCCAAGGGAAACGATATCACGCGATACGATATCAGGGGCCGTCGTCGTCTTCCGTCTGGCGGGCGGCAGCTATGCCCTGCCGGTGCCCGCGGTGCGGGAATGCGTGCCGATGCCGGCCCTGTCGCGCCCGCCGGGAACCCCGGCGCCGGTGCTGGGCTATTTTCGCCTGGGCGGCGAACGCGTGGTGGCCATCGACCTGGCGGTGCTGCTGGGGCTGCGCCCCTGGGCGGCGCCGGATGAGGCCGTGATGCTGTATCGCCCGCTGCTGCTGTGCGGCCAGGCCGGCGGCACGCGCGTGGCCTTCATGGTCGACAGCGTGCTGGACGTCCGCCCGCAGGCCGGGCCGGCATCGGCCCTGCCCGCCGACGGGGCGCCCGCCGGGGACTGGCTGGTGGGGGAAATTGAACTGGATGGGGGCATGACCGCGTTGCTGATGGACCCGGACCGGCTGCTGATCGAGCGGGAACGGCAGCGGATCGGCCATCTGGCGTCCGCCCGGGACCAGCGGGCCGCGCTGTGGGGGGACGGCGATGTCTGA
- a CDS encoding cell division ATP-binding protein FtsE, with protein sequence MIRLRDVSFRYGDGAADGGGGASGGAALRRISFDVPQGGFRWLLGPSGAGKSSLLRLLSLGARPTSGGMDILGSAIEHARRATLARLRQRIGIVHQDFRLLPDLPVFDNVALPLRLQHRPEDEIRDEVEAILSWVGLGARAASRPPQLSGGEQQRVAIARAVIHRPALILADEPTNALDDAQASRLMELFQDLSGLGTTIVVATHNDALIRRYPAHELELAQGRLARDG encoded by the coding sequence ATGATCCGCCTGCGCGACGTCAGTTTTCGCTACGGTGACGGCGCCGCCGACGGCGGAGGCGGCGCTTCGGGTGGGGCCGCGCTGCGCCGCATCTCGTTCGACGTGCCGCAGGGCGGTTTCCGGTGGCTGCTGGGCCCTTCGGGGGCCGGAAAATCCAGCCTGCTGCGCCTGCTGTCCCTGGGCGCGCGCCCGACATCGGGCGGAATGGACATCCTGGGCAGCGCGATCGAACACGCACGGCGCGCCACCCTGGCCCGCCTGCGCCAGCGCATCGGCATCGTCCATCAGGATTTCCGCCTGCTGCCCGACCTTCCGGTCTTCGACAATGTCGCCCTGCCGCTGCGCCTGCAGCATCGGCCGGAAGATGAGATCCGCGACGAGGTCGAGGCGATCCTGTCCTGGGTCGGCCTGGGCGCGCGGGCGGCCTCGCGCCCCCCGCAGCTTTCGGGCGGCGAGCAGCAGCGTGTGGCCATCGCCCGCGCCGTCATTCACCGGCCGGCGCTGATCCTGGCCGACGAACCCACCAACGCGCTGGACGATGCCCAGGCCAGCCGGCTGATGGAGCTGTTCCAGGACCTGTCGGGCCTGGGCACCACGATCGTGGTCGCCACCCACAACGACGCCCTGATCCGCCGCTATCCGGCGCACGAGCTGGAACTGGCGCAGGGCAGGCTGGCGCGCGATGGCTGA
- a CDS encoding cell division protein FtsX, translating into MADRPGRPYRDRPYGEPGPLARWSRGRRADGLALRHALPDRLLPVLVAAMAVLAALALAGATGAQVLSDRWSAGAASIVTIQVPQPDAAASAAVTSAPAQTRADAVLAALADMHGASQVHRLAKDELTALLAPWLGHDGNFAGTFALALPAVIELHLPPGGSSGGADDAAALARLLDARAPGTLVERNDVWSDRLGTLARSLRTCAILAVLIVAGIAAVLITATTRAGLGARRQPIELIHAMGATDGYIAGRFARRTALLAFTGGLIGSLLALPVLVLLSRVAAPFAASGTASPQALPALTDWSAWLSALPTPLVVTLLALAPAAALIGWLTTHITVRTWLRRLP; encoded by the coding sequence ATGGCTGACCGCCCCGGACGCCCCTACCGCGACCGGCCATACGGCGAGCCGGGCCCCCTGGCGCGATGGAGCCGGGGCCGCCGCGCCGACGGGCTGGCCCTGCGCCACGCGCTGCCGGACCGGCTGCTGCCCGTGCTGGTCGCCGCCATGGCGGTGCTGGCCGCCCTGGCCCTGGCCGGCGCCACGGGGGCGCAGGTCCTGTCGGACCGCTGGTCGGCCGGCGCGGCGTCCATCGTCACCATCCAGGTCCCGCAACCCGATGCCGCGGCCTCCGCCGCCGTGACTTCCGCCCCGGCACAGACGCGGGCCGACGCGGTCCTGGCCGCCCTGGCCGACATGCACGGCGCGTCGCAGGTCCATCGCCTGGCCAAGGATGAACTGACGGCCCTGCTGGCGCCCTGGCTGGGCCATGACGGCAATTTCGCCGGCACCTTCGCCCTGGCGCTGCCGGCGGTGATCGAACTGCACCTGCCCCCCGGCGGCTCCTCCGGCGGCGCGGATGACGCCGCCGCCCTGGCCCGCCTGCTGGACGCCCGCGCCCCGGGCACGCTGGTCGAACGCAACGACGTGTGGAGCGACCGGCTGGGCACGCTGGCCCGCAGCCTGCGCACCTGCGCCATCCTGGCGGTGCTGATCGTCGCCGGGATCGCCGCCGTGCTGATCACCGCCACCACCCGCGCCGGCCTGGGCGCGCGGCGCCAGCCCATCGAACTGATCCACGCCATGGGCGCCACCGACGGCTATATCGCCGGCCGGTTCGCCCGCCGCACCGCCCTGCTGGCCTTCACCGGCGGCCTGATCGGCAGCCTGCTGGCCCTGCCGGTGCTGGTCCTGCTGTCGCGCGTCGCCGCCCCCTTCGCGGCCTCGGGCACCGCATCGCCCCAGGCCCTGCCCGCGCTGACGGACTGGTCGGCCTGGCTGTCCGCCCTGCCCACGCCGCTGGTCGTCACCCTGCTCGCCCTCGCGCCGGCGGCGGCGCTGATCGGCTGGCTGACAACACACATCACCGTACGCACATGGCTCCGCCGCCTGCCATAA
- a CDS encoding YdcF family protein, whose amino-acid sequence MAPPPAIKASPDARRFLYGALAGLLAFGLLWGAGFAWFFRDALRPPAMPPIADGIVALTGGQGRIEASLRLLAQGRGRQLLISGVAPHATTGSVASRLQPQGGGDGIPAALWRHVTLGRHATSTIGNADETAEWAHANAIHSLIVVTAGYHIRRATMEIRRTVPGIVLYPYPIQPPALQAPLRVASVRLMATEYDKWIMASLGLTRDMDGYGR is encoded by the coding sequence ATGGCTCCGCCGCCTGCCATAAAAGCCAGTCCGGACGCGCGGCGTTTCCTGTATGGCGCGCTGGCCGGGCTGCTGGCCTTCGGCCTGCTGTGGGGCGCCGGCTTCGCCTGGTTCTTCCGCGACGCGCTGCGCCCGCCCGCGATGCCGCCCATCGCCGACGGCATCGTGGCGCTGACGGGCGGCCAGGGACGGATCGAGGCATCCCTGCGCCTGCTGGCCCAGGGACGCGGGCGGCAATTGCTGATTTCGGGCGTCGCCCCGCACGCCACCACGGGCAGCGTGGCCAGCCGCCTGCAGCCCCAGGGCGGGGGGGACGGCATCCCCGCCGCCCTGTGGCGGCATGTGACGCTGGGCCGCCATGCGACCTCGACCATCGGCAACGCGGATGAAACCGCCGAATGGGCCCACGCCAACGCCATCCATTCACTGATCGTCGTCACCGCCGGCTACCACATCCGTCGCGCGACGATGGAAATCCGCCGGACGGTGCCCGGTATCGTGCTCTACCCCTATCCGATCCAGCCTCCCGCCCTGCAGGCGCCGCTGCGCGTGGCCTCGGTCCGCCTGATGGCCACGGAATACGACAAATGGATCATGGCCAGCCTGGGCCTGACCCGCGACATGGACGGCTACGGCCGCTGA
- a CDS encoding lysophospholipid acyltransferase family protein: protein MTFVRACLFNLCFVTLTVVMGIAALPIRLFAHGFALRYAKLWTRLSVAALCRICGIRVIVTGRENLPAGQPCLLASQHQSAFDTLVWMNLVDRPAYVMKEELTRIPLVGPMLLLAGMIPVRRTDGPKALRALLAATGQAAADARQIVIFPEGTRTRPGEKARLHPGIVAMANHTGLPVIPVATDSGLRWSRNAFFKRPGPIHIAIGPALPPGLGRAGILPAISAAWDELSGRFGKAPSEDNPVDNSVGVPVIDQDGLQPPI, encoded by the coding sequence ATGACTTTCGTCCGCGCCTGCCTGTTCAATCTCTGTTTCGTCACGCTGACGGTCGTGATGGGCATTGCCGCCCTGCCGATCCGCCTGTTCGCCCACGGCTTCGCCCTGCGCTACGCCAAGCTGTGGACCCGCCTGTCGGTGGCGGCCCTGTGCCGGATCTGCGGGATCAGGGTCATCGTCACCGGGCGCGAGAACCTGCCCGCCGGTCAGCCCTGCCTGCTGGCGTCCCAGCATCAATCGGCCTTCGACACGCTGGTCTGGATGAACTTGGTGGACCGGCCCGCCTATGTGATGAAGGAAGAACTGACCCGCATTCCGCTGGTCGGGCCGATGCTGCTGCTGGCCGGCATGATTCCGGTGCGCCGCACCGACGGACCGAAGGCCCTGCGCGCGCTGCTGGCCGCGACCGGACAGGCGGCGGCGGACGCGCGGCAGATCGTGATCTTCCCCGAAGGCACCCGCACCCGCCCGGGCGAGAAGGCACGGCTGCATCCCGGTATCGTCGCCATGGCCAACCATACCGGCCTGCCGGTCATTCCCGTGGCCACCGATTCCGGTCTGCGCTGGTCGCGCAACGCCTTCTTCAAACGTCCCGGCCCGATCCATATCGCCATCGGCCCGGCCCTGCCCCCCGGACTGGGACGGGCCGGGATTCTTCCGGCCATCTCAGCGGCATGGGACGAACTGTCCGGCCGCTTCGGAAAAGCTCCATCCGAGGACAACCCTGTGGATAACTCTGTGGGCGTTCCCGTCATCGATCAGGACGGCCTGCAACCCCCGATTTGA